In Triticum aestivum cultivar Chinese Spring chromosome 5B, IWGSC CS RefSeq v2.1, whole genome shotgun sequence, the following proteins share a genomic window:
- the LOC123115731 gene encoding protein JINGUBANG, with the protein MRNHKKLLQFLRPDPAVAAANDDGCSPLPSPTTSGSASTSATASPSPYVASPWVNLPGLGAGAALTAGAADETGLLGSFVKEDGHVYSLAAAGDLLYTGTDSKNVRVWRDRREFAGFQCGSGLVKAIVVAGDGRIYTGHQDGKIRVWRASADDPAVHKRVGSLPKLGDFLRSSVRPSHYIETRRRHSSVWLRHFDAVSCLSLDADAGLLYSGSWDRTFKVWRVSDSRCLESVRAHDDAVNTVAAAGFDALAFTGSADGTVKVWRREDGKGGATRHVMERVLRKGESAVTAIAVAAEARVVYVASSDGAVTHWQWRRGADRESAPRNGGALRGHKMAVLSLAVAGRVVVSGSADRTIAVWRRDEGADHSRLAVLSGHTGPVKCVAMDEEEPVDADGHRRWVVYSGSLDGSVKVWRVSDAPGAMTTRTPAHVWKGTPSPLGAWTPYRAPERR; encoded by the coding sequence ATGAGGAATCACAAGAAGTTGCTGCAGTTCCTGCGGCCGgacccggcggtggcggcggccaacGACGACGGGTGCTCCCCGCTGCCTTCGCCCACGACCAGCGGGAGCGCGAGCACGTCGGCCACGGCGTCCCCGTCGCCGTACGTCGCGTCGCCGTGGGTCAACCTCCCggggctcggcgccggggcggcgcTGACGGCCGGCGCCGCGGACGAGACGGGTCTCCTTGGGTCGTTCGTCAAGGAGGACGGGCACGTGtactcgctcgccgccgccggggaCCTGCTGTACACCGGCACGGACTCCAAGAACGTGCGGGTGTGGAGGGACCGCCGAGAGTTCGCCGGGTTCCAGTGCGGGAGCGGGCTCGTCAAGGCCATCGTCGTCGCCGGGGACGGGAGGATATACACCGGCCACCAGGACGGCAAGATCCGCGTGTGGCGCGCGTCCGCCGACGACCCTGCCGTGCACAAGCGCGTCGGCTCGCTCCCGAAGCTCGGGGACTTTCTCAGGAGCTCCGTCAGGCCGTCGCACTACATCGAGACGCGGCGCCGGCACAGCTCCGTCTGGCTGCGGCACTTCGACGCCGTGTCGTGCCTCAGCCTGGACGCTGACGCCGGGCTGCTCTACTCCGGGTCGTGGGACAGGACCTTCAAGGTGTGGCGCGTGTCCGACTCAAGGTGCCTCGAGTCGGTGCGCGCCCACGACGACGCTGTCAACACGGTGGCCGCGGCGGGGTTTGACGCGCTGGCTTTCACCGGCTCCGCGGACGGCACGGTCAAGGTGTGGCGGCGGGAGGACGGCAAGGGCGGCGCCACGAGGCACGTCATGGAGCGGGTGCTGCGGAAGGGCGAGAGCGCGGTGACCGCCATCGCCGTTGCGGCGGAGGCGCGCGTGGTCTACGTGGCCTCGTCGGACGGGGCCGTGACCCACTGGCAGTGGCGGCGCGGAGCCGACCGGGAGAGCGCGCCGAGGAACGGCGGGGCGCTTCGCGGGCACAAGATGGCCGTGCTGTCCCTCGCGGTGGCGGGGCGCGTGGTCGTGAGCGGCTCCGCCGACCGGACGATCGCCGTGTGGCGGCGCGACGAGGGCGCTGACCACTCCCGCCTCGCCGTGCTGAGCGGCCACACGGGGCCGGTCAAGTGCGTGGCCATGGACGAGGAGGAGCCCGTCGACGCGGACGGGCACCGGCGGTGGGTGGTGTACAGCGGCAGCCTCGACGGGTCGGTGAAGGTGTGGCGCGTGTCCGACGCGCCGGGCGCGATGACGACGCGGACGCCGGCCCACGTGTGGAAGGGCACGCCGTCGCCGCTGGGCGCGTGGACGCCGTACCGGGCGCCGGAGCGGCGCTGA